In Macrobrachium rosenbergii isolate ZJJX-2024 chromosome 48, ASM4041242v1, whole genome shotgun sequence, one DNA window encodes the following:
- the LOC136831808 gene encoding pro-resilin-like, producing MKKDKSQSIQDTRIYNMHSKVVLVVLGLAALATVYAAPGASSEETSFESGEGKYNFNWAVRDESSENDFGHQEARDGDDTQGSYYVQLPDGRLQKVSYHVDGDDGYVAEVTYDGEARFPDSASYESNESK from the exons ATGAAGAAGGACAAGTCACAGAGTATCCAAGACACTCGCATATACAACATGCATTCCAAG GTCGTTCTGGTTGTGTTGGGCCTGGCTGCCCTTGCTACAGTCTACGCTGCCCCTGGA GCATCCTCCGAAGAAACCTCCTTCGAATCCGGCGAGGGCAAGTACAACTTCAACTGGGCCGTGAGAGACGAATCCTCCGAGAACGACTTCGGACACCAGGAAGCCCGCGACGGAGACGACACtcagggatcctactacgtccAGCTCCCCGACGGACGCCTCCAGAAGGTGTCCTACCACGTCGATGGGGATGACGGCTACGTGGCTGAGGTCACCTACGACGGAGAGGCTCGATTCCCCGACTCCGCTTCTTACGAGTCCAACGAATCTAAATAA
- the LOC136831809 gene encoding platelet glycoprotein Ib alpha chain-like: MLPPDPSNPSNPSNPVRASTTSTGRSETSPPRTTSDTRRPATERAPRDPTTSAFPTAASRPSSTSSKVTPDTWLRSTTTERLDSLTPTPTSPTNPNK; encoded by the exons ATGCTGCCCCC GGATCCTTCGAATCCTTCGAATCCTTCGAATCCGGTGAGGGCAAGTACGACTTCAACTGGGCGGTCAGAGACGAGTCCTCCGAGAACGACTTCGGACACCAGGAGGCCCGCGACGGAGAGAGCACCAAGGGATCCTACTACGTCCGCCTTCCCGACGGCCGCCTCCAGACCGTCAAGTACTTCGTCGAAGGTGACTCCGGATACGTGGCTGAGGTCAACTACGACGGAGAGGCTCGATTCCCTGACTCCAACTCCTACGAGTCCAACGAATCCAAATAAGTGA
- the LOC136831633 gene encoding pro-resilin-like yields the protein MNAKVLLVVLGFAALAYARPGSFESFESFESGEGKYDFNWAVRDESSENDFGHQEARDGESTKGSYYVRLPDGRLQTVKYFVEGDSGYVAEVNYDGEARFPDSNSYESNESK from the exons ATGAACGCCAAG gtCCTTCTCGTAGTACTCGGCTTTGCCGCCCTCGCCTACGCCCGCCCT GGATCCTTCGAATCCTTCGAATCCTTCGAATCCGGTGAGGGCAAGTACGACTTCAACTGGGCCGTCAGAGACGAGTCCTCAGAGAACGACTTCGGACACCAGGAGGCCCGCGACGGAGAGAGCACCAAGGGATCCTACTACGTCCGCCTTCCCGACGGCCGCCTCCAGACCGTCAAGTACTTCGTCGAAGGTGACTCCGGATACGTGGCTGAGGTCAACTACGACGGAGAGGCTCGATTCCCCGACTCCAACTCCTACGAGTCCAACGAATCCAAATAA
- the LOC136831810 gene encoding pro-resilin-like, whose amino-acid sequence MNAKVLLVVLGFAALAYARPGSFESFESFESGEGKYDFNWAVRDESSENDFGHQEARDGESTKGSYYVRLPDGRLQTVKYFVEGDSGYVAEVNYDGEARFPTPTPTSPTNPNKRLADASRFYFRLPI is encoded by the exons ATGAACGCCAAG gtCCTTCTCGTAGTGCTCGGCTTTGCCGCCCTCGCCTACGCCCGTCCT GGATCCTTCGAATCCTTCGAATCCTTCGAATCCGGTGAGGGCAAGTACGACTTCAACTGGGCCGTCAGAGACGAGTCCTCAGAGAACGACTTCGGACACCAGGAGGCCCGCGACGGAGAGAGCACCAAGGGATCCTACTACGTCCGCCTTCCCGACGGCCGCCTCCAGACCGTCAAGTACTTCGTCGAAGGTGACTCCGGATACGTGGCTGAGGTCAACTACGACGGAGAGGCTCGATTCCCGACTCCAACTCCTACGAGTCCAACGAATCCAAATAAGCGTTTGGCGGATGCCTcaagattttatttcagattacCGATATAA
- the LOC136831812 gene encoding pro-resilin-like has product MNAKVLLVVLGFAALAYARPGSFESFESFESGEGKYDFNWAVRDESSENDFGHQEARDGENTQGSYYVRLPDGRLQTVKYLVDGDSGYVAEVNYDGEARFPDSYESNESK; this is encoded by the exons ATGAACGCCAAG GTCCTCCTCGTAGTACTCGGCTTTGCCGCCCTCGCCTACGCCCGCCCT GGATCCTTCGAATCCTTCGAATCCTTCGAATCCGGTGAGGGCAAGTACGACTTCAACTGGGCCGTCAGAGACGAGTCCTCAGAGAACGACTTCGGACACCAGGAGGCCCGCGACGGAGAGAACACCcagggatcctactacgtccGCCTTCCCGACGGCCGCCTCCAGACCGTCAAGTACCTCGTCGACGGAGACTCCGGATACGTGGCTGAGGTCAACTACGATGGAGAGGCTCGATTCCCCGACTCCTACGAGTCCAACGAATCCAAATAA
- the LOC136831811 gene encoding pro-resilin-like isoform X2, with translation MNAKVLLVVLGFAALAYARPGSFESFESFESGEGKYDFNWAVRDESSENDFGHQEARDGENTQGSYYVRLPDGRLQTVKYLVDGDSGYVAEVNYDGEARFPDSYESNESK, from the exons ATGAACGCCAAG gtCCTTCTCGTAGTACTCGGCTTTGCCGCCCTCGCCTACGCCCGCCCT GGATCCTTCGAATCCTTCGAATCCTTCGAATCCGGTGAGGGCAAGTACGACTTCAACTGGGCCGTCAGAGACGAGTCCTCAGAGAACGACTTCGGACACCAGGAGGCCCGCGACGGAGAGAACACGcagggatcctactacgtccGCCTTCCCGACGGCCGCCTCCAGACCGTCAAGTACCTCGTCGACGGAGACTCCGGATACGTGGCTGAGGTCAACTACGACGGAGAGGCTCGATTCCCCGACTCCTACGAGTCCAACGAATCCAAATAA
- the LOC136831659 gene encoding pro-resilin-like, whose amino-acid sequence MILGQNVLLVVLGFAALAYARPGSFESFESFESGEGKYDFNWAVRDESSENDFGHQEARDGENTQGSYSVRLPDGRLQTVKYFVDGDSGYVAEVNYDGEARFPDSYESNESK is encoded by the exons ATGATCTTGGGACAAAAT gtCCTTCTTGTAGTGCTCGGCTTTGCCGCCCTCGCCTACGCCCGTCCT GGATCCTTCGAATCCTTCGAATCCTTCGAATCCGGTGAGGGCAAGTACGACTTCAACTGGGCCGTCAGAGACGAGTCCTCAGAGAACGACTTTGGACACCAGGAGGCCCGCGACGGAGAGAACACCCAGGGATCCTACTCCGTCCGCCTTCCCGACGGCCGCCTCCAGACCGTCAAGTACTTCGTCGACGGAGACTCCGGATACGTGGCTGAGGTCAACTACGACGGAGAGGCTCGATTCCCCGACTCCTACGAGTCCAACGAATCCAAATAA